The Elaeis guineensis isolate ETL-2024a chromosome 13, EG11, whole genome shotgun sequence genome includes a region encoding these proteins:
- the LOC105034421 gene encoding zinc finger protein ZOP1 isoform X2, with amino-acid sequence MTEYWVSQGNKWCDFCKIYISNNPLTIRTHELGQRHKDNVAKRLASMRKENAAREKEQKEAARALEQIEAKAKRSYQKDLATFKEAAKSSSHALESNDATCSAANRDEWEYDAASGYYYSQANGFHYDPNSGKWVPQEEAFKSSQVSRPDIGHLSESKNDKLISKTSQTKSVAEDGAASKYKGGPAPGLVMSTSLNPMRTVKGAPSSIAVNKRKREDGKTKVMTKEEEAALKAREAARKRVEQREAPLMGLYRSY; translated from the exons ATGACTGAG TACTGGGTGAGTCAGGGAAACAAATGGTGCGACTTCTGCAAGATCTATATATCCAACAATCCCTTGACCATCAGAACCCATGAACTTGGTCAACGCCACAAGGACAATGTTGCTAAGAGGCTGGCTTCTATGAGAAAGGAAAATGCTGCCAGGGAGAAGGAACAGAAAGAAGCTGCCCGAGCGCTTGAGCAAATAGAAGCT AAAGCTAAACGCAGTTATCAGAAGGATTTAGCAACTTTCAAGGAAGCTGCGAAATCCAGTAGCCATGCATTAGAGTCCAATGATGCCACATGTTCAGCGGCAAATAGAGATG AGTGGGAGTATGATGCTGCTTCAGGATATTACTACAGCCAGGCTAATGGGTTTCACTATGATCCGAACTCAG GCAAGTGGGTTCCACAGGAAGAGGCATTTAAATCTTCTCAAGTTTCAAGACCTGATATCGGCCATTTATCAGAATCTAAAAATGACAAACTTATTTCAAAGACATCACAGACTAAATCTGTTGCTGAAGATGGTGCTGCTTCCAAATATAAAGGTGGCCCAGCTCCAGGACTGGTCATGTCAACATCTCTAAATCCTATGCGAACCGTTAAAGGTGCTCCATCATCAATTGCTGTTAATAAGAGAAAACGAGAGGACGGGAAAACAAAGGTGATGACCAAAGAGGAAGAAGCTGCTCTTAAAGCAAGGGAGGCTGCAAGAAAGAGAGTGGAGCAGAGGGAGGCACCATTAATGGGCCTCTATAGGTCATACTGA
- the LOC105034421 gene encoding zinc finger protein ZOP1 isoform X1 produces the protein MTEYWVSQGNKWCDFCKIYISNNPLTIRTHELGQRHKDNVAKRLASMRKENAAREKEQKEAARALEQIEAKAKRSYQKDLATFKEAAKSSSHALESNDATCSAANRDEWEYDAASGYYYSQANGFHYDPNSGLYYSSNLGKWVPQEEAFKSSQVSRPDIGHLSESKNDKLISKTSQTKSVAEDGAASKYKGGPAPGLVMSTSLNPMRTVKGAPSSIAVNKRKREDGKTKVMTKEEEAALKAREAARKRVEQREAPLMGLYRSY, from the exons ATGACTGAG TACTGGGTGAGTCAGGGAAACAAATGGTGCGACTTCTGCAAGATCTATATATCCAACAATCCCTTGACCATCAGAACCCATGAACTTGGTCAACGCCACAAGGACAATGTTGCTAAGAGGCTGGCTTCTATGAGAAAGGAAAATGCTGCCAGGGAGAAGGAACAGAAAGAAGCTGCCCGAGCGCTTGAGCAAATAGAAGCT AAAGCTAAACGCAGTTATCAGAAGGATTTAGCAACTTTCAAGGAAGCTGCGAAATCCAGTAGCCATGCATTAGAGTCCAATGATGCCACATGTTCAGCGGCAAATAGAGATG AGTGGGAGTATGATGCTGCTTCAGGATATTACTACAGCCAGGCTAATGGGTTTCACTATGATCCGAACTCAGGTTTATATTATTCTAGTAATTTAG GCAAGTGGGTTCCACAGGAAGAGGCATTTAAATCTTCTCAAGTTTCAAGACCTGATATCGGCCATTTATCAGAATCTAAAAATGACAAACTTATTTCAAAGACATCACAGACTAAATCTGTTGCTGAAGATGGTGCTGCTTCCAAATATAAAGGTGGCCCAGCTCCAGGACTGGTCATGTCAACATCTCTAAATCCTATGCGAACCGTTAAAGGTGCTCCATCATCAATTGCTGTTAATAAGAGAAAACGAGAGGACGGGAAAACAAAGGTGATGACCAAAGAGGAAGAAGCTGCTCTTAAAGCAAGGGAGGCTGCAAGAAAGAGAGTGGAGCAGAGGGAGGCACCATTAATGGGCCTCTATAGGTCATACTGA